In the genome of Mytilus edulis chromosome 3, xbMytEdul2.2, whole genome shotgun sequence, one region contains:
- the LOC139515090 gene encoding apolipophorins-like produces MGLKLLILCALVVLNQAAKLPNSQTATCARQCTESKKFGYETGKTYDYDYTSKVSTTIQGASEDKAGIDMAAKVHIEVHSKCDLVLKVSDVVLTESDPKSPNTRRNADITGEFKKSLEQNPLMFSFQDGRVDELCPSNDEHTWALNIKRAIISAFQNSMDDFSQEQETKEMDVTGSCDVNYSLASNGWYTMTIKKTKDTLGCVDRHGYKTAMQGTPYRVPSEIQSMPLVKSTHECQQGISKTGILQSSSCEEQHVLRPFSRESSGAVTETKQTLKYITESESRSTKVSTEKRTTLAFEHAFDNTNSANAQKEVVNKLKEFCELSKDAVKVSTAKQFTELVRLMKTLDSDSMESVHKKVHSGKVCPKNTKVRKFFLDAIPMVGTKASLKMMTHLINTDEVTGAEADMWMTSLSFIQHPTKDMLLELKPLLTNTKNGQAMLAVSSLVYTYCKSSSCANDIDMVNLVASLEDKIGVGCYADKNNVNNIIRALRAFGNAGFSSSITMVNSCLTRKENPTEVRLAAAQAFRRMACDANRNELMTIYSNRDEDSEIRIAAYLGLMTCPSKSILNRIQTTLESEEVNQVGSFVWTHLTNLMETSSPLKQSIKSILSNDILKKEFNLEKMKYSRNYEASFFLEKLNTGAAIDSNLIWSSKSFLPRSAMTNLTLDLFGHSVNLFEFGGRVEGLEYFLESYFGPEGYFGKSKDVVKQSVKGISNKAMDKLNEEFGSTMEEFKGSMYLRIFGNELQYINTDDIKSLIEGQNFNILDFVINLAKEQDYSFTQSFMFLDTSLIIPTMAGFPLNISLDGSATIDLQASGKMDLRQIQSNPMTVSIDGKIRPSAALEVTSLMSVDAFVTKAGMKMVSSVNSASAVDGHLEIKGGQLFSAEWKTPDAKTEIFEAKTSFFTVHRDETREQKMITQNRQTKKLCTGDDLSHVTGLELCGEISYPNASLKADSPYFPLTGPLTAGVTLYKRDSHTSYKMEYKFGKTKSVVIANVGFNTPGSKVDREMRLGFNLNMKKHDIEMMMLSPWKKATFNGAVDTKQRQLNGKLLIDQSEYSVNAALASKKKSSKMIYTPSVEIVIPKKDNIKLDGTIEYLAGTTLDSAFAIRGVSKEPINMRLNMLNKKVIKSIKGSFTMDKKEEYSFETRMQTLVTKKSLRYSPFISVKTPAKLLMGLGGSVEIKYKKAAKVDLTVTGLTRSPMKYFGNVLTLKKMSHLNLNLGMNFLTNAKLTTSNFNVKYGANKKDMNKQISFSSTVKHTLAWRASDVRVSAQLQHPESATDLKIKGSHIHTNKALDTSISVSVGKKHTLSTSVFLKNKSKKLTSVSGGISLSLNEKSLSMSNVFIQQNNQKYTNDFTATIGKQRTTIKSAIKSMSNIEFEISNDVTLPERKPFTIAGQLNRSPRDFKVGAQIGKSYILAFTSQYKPKTLIKMSGDVKVNSRRVTAEIEAMNNNPQYTGAFDVKWDADKDESKRIKFVGDLTYKNSMDVNARLEHVNPFTSVLSSYNHIVDINTQGHFDIFVGGERGNSFRS; encoded by the exons ATGGGGCTAAAGTTACTTATATTATGTGCCCTTGTGGTACTAAATCAAGCAG CTAAACTACCTAACTCACAGACTGCTACATGTGCAAGACAATGTACAG AATCGAAAAAATTTGGATACGAAACCGGAAAGACATACGACTATGACTACACATCAAAGGTGTCAACGACAATACAAGGGGCTTCCGAAGATAAAGCTGGAATTGACATGGCTGCAAAAGTTCACATCGAGGTTCATTCAAAATGTGATCTAGTGCTTAAG GTTTCTGATGTAGTACTTACTGAATCAGACCCTAAATCACCAAACACCAGACGCAATGCTGACATCACTGGCGAATTCAAGAAGAGTCTTGAACAGAACCCATTGATGTTCTCTTTCCAAGATGGCCGTGTTGATGAACTATGCCCTTCAAACGACGAACATACATGGGCTCTTAATATCAAACGAGCAATCATCTCTGCTTTCCAGAACTCTATGGATGACTTCAGTCAGGAACAGGAAACCAAAGAG ATGGATGTAACCGGAAGCTGTGATGTAAATTACTCTCTGGCTTCCAATGGGTGGTACACAATGACAATCAAGAAGACAAAAGACACATTAGGATGTGTAGATCGTCATGGTTACAAAACAGCCATGCAAGGAACACCATACAGGGTACCATCT gaAATCCAGTCAATGCCATTGGTTAAAAGCACACACGAATGTCAACAGGGAATCAGTAAAACTGGTATCCTTCAGAGCAGCAGTTGTGAAGAACAACATGTTCTACGACCATTCTCCAGAGAATCCAGTGGAGCTGTTACAGAAACCAAACAGACATTGAAATATATTACAGAGAGTGAAAGCAGATCTACAAAAG TGTCTACTGAAAAGAGAACAACACTGGCATTTGAGCATGCTTTTGACAACACCAATTCTGCAAACGCACAGAAGGAGGTTGTGAACAAATTGAAAGAATTTTGCGAATTATCTAAAGATGCCGTGAAAGTCTCCACAGCTAAACAGTTTACTGAGCTTGTCAGACTTATGAAAACTTTGGATAGCGATAGCATGGAAAGTGTCCACAAGAAAGTACATTCAGGAAAAGTCTGTCCAAAGAATACAAAAGTCAG GAAATTCTTCCTTGACGCCATTCCAATGGTTGGAACTAAAGCTTCTTTGAAAATGATGACACATTTGATTAATACCGACGAAGTTACCGGAGCTGAAGCTGATATGTGGATGACAAGTCTATCTTTTATTCAACATCCAACAAAAGACATGCTATTAGAACTGAAG CCTTTGTTGACTAACACAAAGAACGGACAAGCCATGCTTGCAGTTTCATCACTTGTGTACACCTACTGTAAATCATCTTCCTGTGCTAACGACATTGATATGGTAAACCTTGTTGCCAGCTTAGAAGACAAGATTGGTGTTGGATGCTATGCAGACAAGAACAATGTTAACAAC ATAATCCGTGCCTTACGTGCCTTTGGAAATGCTGGTTTCTCTAGCAGTATCACAATGGTCAATAGCTGTTTGACAAGAAAAGAAAATCCGACAGAGGTTCGCCTTGCTGCAGCTCAAGCTTTCCGCCGAATGGCATGTGATGCAAAC agaaACGAGTTGATGACAATTTACTCAAATCGCGATGAGGATTCCGAAATAAGAATTGCTGCTTATCTAGGATTGATGACATGTCCCTCAAAGTCTATCCTCAACAGAATCCAGACAACACTGGAATCAGAAGAAGTAAATCAAGTAGGCTCCTTCGTCTGGACTCACCTTACAAATCTAATGGAAACATCAAGTCCACTGAAACAAAGCATAAAATCTATTTTATCTAATGACATACTGAAGAAAGAATTCAACTTAGAAAAAATGAAGTATTCCAGAAACTATGAAGCTTCATTTTTCCTAGAAAAGTTGAACACAGGTGCAGCAATTGACAGCAATCTCATTTGGTCTTCTAAGTCTTTCCTTCCAAGATCAGCCATGACAAACCTCACCCTTGACCTTTTTGGTCACTCTGTTAACCTGTTTGAGTTCGGAGGACGAGTAGAGGGACTAGAGTATTTCCTAGAATCATACTTTGGACCCGAAGGATATTTTGGCAAGTCAAAGGATGTTGTCAAACAATCAGTGAAAGGAATTAGCAACAAAGCAATGGATAAACTGAATGAGGAG TTTGGATCAACAATGGAAGAGTTCAAAGGGAGCATGTATTTGAGAATATTTGGCAATGAACTACAGTACATCAACACCGACGATATCAAAAGTCTGATTGAAGGACAAAACTTCAACATTCTGGATTTTGTCATCAATCTGGCTAAAGAGCAAGACTATTCTTTCACACAGAGCTTCATGTTTCTAGATACCAGTCTCATAATTCCAACAATGGCTGGTTTCCCACTTAACATAAGTTTAGACGGAAGTGCTACAATTGACCTTCAAGCTTCCGGTAAAATGGACCTTAGACAAATTCAGTCAAATCCCATGACAGTTTCCATCGATGGAAAAATTCGACCAAG TGCTGCTTTGGAAGTGACAAGTCTAATGAGTGTTGATGCCTTCGTAACTAAAGCTGGAATGAAAATGGTATCCTCAGTGAACTCTGCCTCTGCTGTTGACGGTCATCTGGAAATTAAAGGTGGACAACTCTTTAGTGCCGAATGGAAGACACCAGATGCAAAGACAGAAATATTTGAAGCAAA AACTTCATTCTTTACTGTTCATCGTGATGAGACCCGTGAACAAAAGATGATAAcacaaaacagacaaacaaagaAACTATGCACAGGAGATGACCTTTCCCACGTGACTGGACTTGAACTCTGTGGCGAAATTTCCTATCCTAATGCTTCTTTAAAGGCTGATTCTCCATATTTCCCTCTAACTGGACCATTGACAGCTGGTGTTACACTCTACAAGAGAGACAGCCATACTAGTTACAAAATGGAGTATAAATTTGGAAAG acaaaatcTGTAGTGATTGCCAATGTAGGATTTAACACACCAGGGTCAAAGGTTGATAGAGAAATGAGACTCGGTTTCAATCTGAATATGAAGAAGCATGATATAGAAATGATGATGTTGTCACCATGGAAAAAGGCCACCTTCAATG GAGCTGTCGATACCAAACAAAGACAATTAAATGGTAAATTACTTATTGACCAATCAGAATACTCAGTCAATGCAGCTTTAGCTAGTAAGAAGAAGTCTTCTAAAATGATATATACACCATCTGTAGAAATAGTCATTCCAAAGAAGGATAACATCAAACTTGATGGAACTATTGAATATTTGGCGGGAACAACTTTGGATTCTGCATTTGCTATTCGTGGAGTTTCAAAAGAACCAATCAACATGAGAT TGAACATGCTAAACAAGAAGGTTATAAAATCCATCAAGGGCAGTTTTACAATGGACAAAAAAGAAGAATATAGTTTCGAGACCAGAATGCAGACACTAGTAACTAAAAAATCTTTGAGATATAGTCCATTTATCTCAGTTAAAACCCCAGCAAAACTGTTGATGGGTCTTGGCGGTTCAGtggaaattaaatataaaaaagctGCAAAGGTTGACCTGACTGTTACCGGATTGACACGTTCTCCAATGAAATATTTTGGTAA TGTTTTGACTTTGAAGAAAATGTCACATTTGAACCTTAACCTTGGAATGAATTTTTTGACCAACGCTAAACTGACCACTAGCAACTTCAATGTCAAGTATGGTGCTAATAAGAAAGATATGAACAAACAGATTAGCTTTTCATCAACAGTAAAACACACGTTAGCATGGCGAGCAAGCGATGTCAGAGTCAGCGCACAACTGCAACACCCTGAATCA gCAACAGACCTGAAGATAAAGGGAAGTCACATTCATACCAATAAGGCACTGGATACCAGCATTTCGGTGTCAGTTGGTAAGAAACACACCTTGAGCACATCAGTCTTcctgaaaaacaaatcaaagaaatTGACATCTGTTTCTGGTGGAATTTCACTTTCATTGAATGAGAAATCCCTTTCCATGTCAAATGTCTTCATCCAACAGAACAACCAAAAATATACCAACGACTTCACTGCCACTATCGGTAAACAAAGAACAACGATAAAATCTGCCATCAAGAGCATGTCAAATATTGAATTCGAAATATCCAATGATGTAACACTACCAGAAAGAAAACCTTTTACCATTGCTGGTCAGCTAAACAGGAGCCCTAGGGATTTCAAAGTAGGAGCACAGATTGGAAAATcctatattttggcatttacTTCTCAATACAAACCAAAGACCTTGATCAAGATGTCTGGTGATGTGAAGGTTAACAGCAGACGCGTGACAGCTGAAATTGAAGCAATGAATAACAATCCTCAGTATACCGGAGCATTTGATGTTAAGTGGGATGCTGATAAAGATGAATCAAAAAGAATAAAGTTTGTAGGAGATTTGACATACAAAAACTCCATGGATGTAAACGCTAGACTAGAACATGTCAACCCATTTACTAGTGTCTTATCGAGTTATAATCATATAGTTGATATAAATACCCAGGGCCATTTTGATATCTTTGTGGGGGGGGAAAGAGGAAATAGCTTTAGATCTTAA